In the Chroococcidiopsis sp. SAG 2025 genome, one interval contains:
- a CDS encoding phycobilisome linker polypeptide — MRMFKVTACVPSQTRIRTQRELQNTYFTKLVPYDNWFREQQRIMKMGGKIVKVQLATGKPGMNTGLL; from the coding sequence ATGCGGATGTTTAAGGTAACAGCTTGCGTCCCCAGCCAAACTCGGATTCGGACGCAGCGCGAACTACAAAATACCTATTTCACCAAACTGGTTCCTTACGACAACTGGTTCCGCGAGCAGCAACGGATCATGAAAATGGGTGGCAAAATTGTAAAGGTACAATTAGCTACTGGAAAGCCTGGAATGAATACAGGTTTGCTGTAA
- the apcA gene encoding allophycocyanin subunit alpha codes for MSIVTKSIVNADAEARYLSPGELDRIKSFVTSGERRLRIAQALTDNRERIVKQAGDQLFQKRPDVVSPGGNAYGQEMTATCLRDLDYYLRLITYGVVAGDVTPIEEIGIVGVREMYKSLGTPIEAVAEGVRAMKNVATSMMSGEDAGEAGSYFDYLVGAMQ; via the coding sequence ATGAGTATCGTCACGAAGTCTATCGTGAATGCCGACGCAGAAGCTCGCTACCTCAGCCCTGGCGAACTCGATCGGATCAAGAGCTTTGTTACCAGTGGCGAACGCCGTCTGCGTATCGCTCAAGCTTTGACCGACAACCGCGAGCGGATCGTTAAGCAAGCTGGCGACCAGTTGTTCCAGAAGCGCCCTGACGTTGTTTCTCCTGGTGGAAATGCTTACGGTCAAGAAATGACCGCTACCTGCTTGCGCGACCTCGACTACTACCTCCGCCTGATCACCTACGGAGTTGTAGCTGGCGACGTTACCCCAATTGAAGAAATCGGGATTGTTGGCGTGCGCGAAATGTACAAGTCTCTCGGCACACCCATCGAAGCAGTAGCAGAAGGCGTTCGCGCTATGAAGAACGTAGCTACCTCGATGATGTCTGGTGAAGACGCTGGCGAAGCTGGTTCTTACTTCGATTACCTCGTCGGAGCTATGCAGTAG
- a CDS encoding Uma2 family endonuclease, whose protein sequence is MAQIAVEKLTLEKFLKLPETKPASEYIDGQVIQKPMPQGKHSKLQGKLVTAINAVVEPQRIALAFPELRCTFGDRSIVPDIAVFAWDRIPVDENGDVANTFATAPDWTIEILSPDQSQTKVTGNILHCLGHGSQMGWLVDPDERSLLVYPLAQQPQLLQEPTQVLPVPNLVANLQLTVDEVFGWLKL, encoded by the coding sequence ATGGCACAGATAGCAGTAGAAAAACTGACTTTAGAAAAGTTTCTGAAGCTACCAGAAACAAAACCAGCTAGCGAGTATATTGACGGACAAGTTATCCAAAAACCAATGCCTCAAGGAAAACACAGCAAGTTACAGGGGAAACTAGTTACAGCAATCAATGCAGTAGTGGAACCGCAACGAATAGCACTCGCTTTTCCCGAACTACGCTGTACTTTTGGCGATCGCTCAATCGTACCAGATATAGCCGTGTTTGCCTGGGATAGAATTCCCGTGGATGAAAATGGAGATGTTGCCAATACGTTTGCAACCGCACCCGATTGGACTATTGAGATTCTCTCACCCGACCAAAGCCAAACTAAGGTAACTGGAAATATTCTTCATTGTCTGGGTCACGGTAGCCAAATGGGATGGCTAGTCGATCCTGACGAGCGATCGCTTTTAGTTTACCCTTTGGCACAGCAACCGCAACTGTTGCAAGAACCGACTCAAGTGCTACCCGTTCCCAACTTAGTCGCCAATCTACAACTTACAGTAGACGAAGTATTTGGATGGCTCAAACTATAA
- the apcB gene encoding allophycocyanin subunit beta has translation MQDAITSVINTSDVQGKYLDTAAMEKLKGYFQSGELRVRAATTIAANAAAIVKEAVAKSLLYSDITRPGGNMYTTRRYAACIRDLDYYLRYSTYAMLAGDPSILDERVLNGLKETYNSLGVPVGATVQAIQAMKEVTASLTGPDAGKEMGVYFDYICSGLS, from the coding sequence ATGCAAGACGCAATTACCTCTGTAATCAACACTTCAGACGTTCAAGGTAAGTACTTGGACACCGCTGCTATGGAAAAGCTAAAAGGCTACTTCCAAAGTGGTGAACTGCGAGTTCGTGCTGCTACCACCATCGCTGCTAACGCTGCTGCGATCGTTAAAGAAGCTGTAGCTAAGTCCCTGTTGTACTCTGATATCACCCGTCCTGGTGGTAACATGTACACCACTCGCCGCTATGCTGCTTGCATTCGCGACCTCGACTACTACCTCCGCTATTCCACCTACGCAATGTTGGCTGGCGATCCTTCCATCCTCGACGAGCGCGTACTCAACGGTTTGAAAGAAACCTACAACTCCCTCGGCGTACCCGTAGGCGCTACTGTACAAGCTATCCAAGCGATGAAAGAAGTCACCGCTAGCTTGACTGGTCCCGACGCTGGTAAGGAAATGGGCGTATACTTCGACTACATCTGCTCTGGCTTGAGCTAA
- a CDS encoding phycobilisome rod-core linker polypeptide → MSVKASGGSSVARPQLYQTLAVATISQAEQQDRFLGRGELDELANYFASGNKRLEIAETLTKNSEIIVSRAANRIFVGGSPMAYLEKPRETEMAMAATVPDVKEGMKLGTVTYVESRGGGFLEGLRSLFSASPGGGGGGPTPPGFRPINVARYGPGNMQKSLRDLSWFLRYATYAIVAGDPNIISVNVRGLREIIENACSGEATIVALQEMRASALSYFRQNPEAANIVAQYMDVLITEFKAPTPSNKLRQRPSSDQQGLQLPQIYFNAAERRPKYAMKPGLSAAEKNDIVKAAYRQVFERDITRAYSQSISYLESQVKNGDISMKEFIRRLAKSPLYRKQFYEPFINSRALELAFRHILGRGPSSREEVQKYFSIVSNGGLSALIDALVDSQEYSDYFGEETVPYIRGLGQEAQECRNWGPQQDLLNYSAPFRKVPQFITTFAAYNRPLPDQHPYGSGNDPLEIQFGAIFPKETRNPSSSPAPFGKDTKRILIHQGPGINNQNSNPRARGEFPGTLGAKVFRLDQIPATGGRKSPTTSSVRFSESSTQAVIRAAYLQVFGRDVYEGQRLKVAEIKLENGEISLREFIRALAKSDLFRKLYWTPFYVCKAIEYIHRRLLGRPTYGRQENNKYFDICAKKGFYALVDAIIDSPEYGEAFGEDTVPYERYLTPQGQALRSLRTGSIREDVGARVDKEETPRFVELGAVTEMRTQPDIQTRVAQGVTKQREQTKIFKLEESSDKTAVQTIIRAAYRQIFERDIEPYIAQNEFTALESKLGNGEITVKEFIEGLGNSNLYLKEFYAPYPNTKVIELGTKHFLGRAPIDQGEIRKYNQILATQGLRAFVGAMVNSAEYAQIFGEYYVPYRRFPTLPAANFPNTEKLYNQLTKQNDDIVVPSFEPVQPRMATENMPLMAKAIADMAAKARQVDKSKPLFIELGRSYNDGRGQSVEVGVGTARRKPARIYRMTQGANQGEIAQVINAIYCQVMDVFSGQVPVYFRRSDLESKLRNGEISVREFIRTLASSEIYCRRFYTPYPNTKVIEFLFRHLLGRAPATQGEIRQYNKLLSEGGLKAAVDAMVESPEYAQYFGEDVVPYRRYPSLPAGNYLGSVKAAADLVKQSWSDLSPSLLAQSFGQR, encoded by the coding sequence ATGAGTGTTAAGGCAAGTGGTGGAAGCTCAGTTGCACGTCCGCAACTATATCAAACGCTAGCAGTCGCAACCATTTCCCAAGCCGAACAGCAAGACCGCTTTTTAGGGCGGGGCGAACTGGACGAATTAGCCAACTATTTCGCCTCTGGCAATAAGCGGCTAGAAATTGCTGAAACTTTAACAAAAAATTCTGAGATTATTGTATCCCGTGCCGCTAACCGCATCTTTGTCGGTGGTTCGCCAATGGCTTATCTGGAAAAACCCAGAGAAACAGAAATGGCGATGGCAGCAACTGTGCCGGATGTCAAGGAAGGCATGAAGCTAGGAACTGTCACTTACGTTGAGAGTCGGGGCGGCGGTTTCTTAGAGGGATTGCGATCGCTTTTTAGTGCTAGTCCTGGTGGTGGTGGCGGTGGTCCTACACCTCCTGGTTTTCGCCCCATCAACGTCGCCCGCTACGGTCCTGGGAACATGCAAAAATCCCTGCGGGACTTGTCGTGGTTTTTACGTTATGCGACGTATGCGATTGTAGCTGGCGATCCAAATATTATCTCTGTTAACGTGCGAGGTCTGCGGGAGATCATTGAAAACGCCTGTTCTGGCGAAGCAACCATTGTCGCATTACAAGAAATGCGGGCATCGGCGCTGTCTTATTTCCGCCAGAATCCTGAAGCAGCAAATATTGTTGCTCAGTACATGGACGTATTGATTACAGAATTTAAAGCCCCTACACCTTCTAATAAACTGCGTCAGCGTCCTTCGTCCGACCAGCAAGGGTTACAACTGCCACAAATTTACTTTAATGCGGCAGAAAGACGACCCAAGTATGCGATGAAGCCAGGGCTATCGGCAGCAGAAAAGAACGATATTGTTAAAGCTGCTTATCGCCAAGTCTTCGAGCGCGATATTACCCGCGCTTACAGCCAGTCGATTTCTTACTTGGAATCTCAAGTTAAGAACGGCGATATCTCCATGAAAGAGTTTATTCGCCGCTTAGCAAAATCGCCCCTGTATCGCAAGCAATTTTACGAGCCATTCATCAACAGCCGCGCCCTGGAATTAGCTTTTCGTCACATTTTGGGTCGGGGTCCGAGTTCTCGCGAAGAAGTCCAGAAATATTTCTCGATTGTTTCTAACGGTGGCTTATCAGCACTGATAGACGCGCTGGTAGATTCCCAGGAATACTCCGACTACTTCGGGGAAGAAACCGTACCTTATATTCGCGGTCTGGGTCAAGAAGCGCAAGAGTGTCGTAACTGGGGTCCACAACAAGATCTGCTCAATTACAGCGCCCCCTTCCGCAAAGTACCGCAATTCATCACGACATTTGCGGCGTACAATAGACCGCTACCCGACCAACATCCGTATGGTTCCGGTAACGATCCGTTAGAAATTCAGTTCGGGGCAATCTTCCCGAAAGAAACTCGCAACCCTAGCAGCAGCCCTGCACCTTTTGGTAAGGACACCAAGCGGATCTTGATCCACCAAGGACCAGGTATCAATAACCAAAACAGCAATCCGAGAGCGCGGGGTGAATTCCCTGGCACTTTGGGCGCGAAAGTCTTCCGCTTGGATCAAATTCCAGCAACGGGTGGGAGAAAATCTCCTACAACTTCTAGCGTTAGATTCTCGGAAAGTTCGACTCAAGCCGTGATCCGCGCCGCTTACCTCCAAGTATTCGGACGGGATGTGTACGAAGGACAGCGGTTGAAGGTAGCTGAAATCAAACTGGAAAACGGTGAAATTTCGCTACGGGAATTTATCCGCGCCCTAGCTAAATCGGATCTATTCCGCAAGCTGTATTGGACACCATTCTATGTCTGTAAGGCGATCGAATACATTCACCGTCGCCTGTTGGGTCGTCCAACTTATGGCAGACAAGAAAACAACAAATACTTCGATATTTGTGCCAAGAAGGGCTTCTACGCTCTGGTAGACGCAATTATTGATAGCCCTGAATACGGTGAGGCTTTCGGGGAAGATACCGTACCATACGAGCGCTATCTGACACCTCAAGGTCAAGCACTGCGATCGCTGCGTACTGGTAGCATTCGAGAAGATGTCGGCGCAAGAGTCGATAAGGAAGAAACCCCCCGCTTTGTCGAACTGGGCGCTGTGACCGAAATGCGGACGCAGCCAGATATTCAGACTCGCGTGGCTCAAGGTGTTACCAAGCAGCGAGAGCAAACAAAGATCTTCAAGTTAGAAGAAAGCAGCGATAAAACAGCCGTACAAACTATTATCCGTGCTGCTTACCGTCAAATCTTCGAGCGCGACATCGAACCCTACATCGCCCAAAACGAATTCACTGCTCTAGAAAGTAAATTAGGCAATGGTGAAATTACTGTTAAGGAATTTATCGAAGGGTTAGGAAATTCAAACTTATATCTCAAAGAGTTTTACGCTCCTTATCCCAACACCAAGGTAATTGAGCTAGGAACCAAGCATTTCTTGGGACGCGCCCCCATCGACCAAGGCGAAATTCGCAAGTACAACCAAATCCTCGCAACTCAAGGTCTACGTGCCTTTGTTGGAGCAATGGTTAACAGTGCGGAATACGCTCAGATATTTGGGGAATATTACGTTCCATACCGTCGCTTCCCCACCTTGCCAGCAGCTAACTTCCCGAATACCGAGAAGCTATACAACCAGCTGACCAAGCAGAACGATGATATTGTCGTTCCCAGCTTCGAGCCAGTACAACCGCGCATGGCAACTGAAAATATGCCATTAATGGCAAAAGCGATCGCGGATATGGCAGCCAAAGCACGGCAAGTCGATAAGAGCAAGCCGCTATTTATCGAACTCGGTCGCTCCTATAACGACGGACGTGGACAATCTGTAGAAGTTGGTGTCGGTACGGCTCGCCGCAAACCAGCGCGGATCTACCGCATGACACAGGGAGCCAACCAAGGGGAAATCGCCCAAGTTATCAACGCGATTTACTGTCAGGTAATGGACGTATTTAGCGGTCAAGTACCCGTTTACTTCCGTCGTTCTGACCTAGAGAGCAAACTGCGTAACGGTGAAATCTCGGTGCGCGAATTTATCCGTACCTTGGCTAGTTCCGAAATCTACTGTCGTCGCTTCTACACCCCCTATCCCAACACCAAGGTGATTGAATTCCTGTTCAGACACCTGTTGGGACGCGCACCTGCAACTCAGGGTGAGATCAGACAGTACAACAAATTATTGTCTGAGGGCGGCTTAAAAGCGGCTGTAGACGCGATGGTGGAGAGTCCAGAGTATGCCCAGTACTTCGGCGAAGACGTAGTGCCATACCGTCGCTATCCGTCTCTCCCTGCTGGCAACTATCTGGGTAGCGTTAAGGCTGCGGCTGACTTAGTGAAGCAGTCTTGGTCTGACCTATCTCCTTCGTTGTTAGCGCAGTCGTTCGGACAGCGGTAA